In one Melopsittacus undulatus isolate bMelUnd1 chromosome 4, bMelUnd1.mat.Z, whole genome shotgun sequence genomic region, the following are encoded:
- the FAM161B gene encoding protein FAM161B, whose translation MGGQQSPLELGLLHQAKLQNDLGVSEEDEELEGFRQETAVLRDKLWEALSRTSGNKRQSSSLTDLTLDSTWDQQKPPLFPKSRLRPKSASSPWIPSITIPQPFKMTLREAHKKSQLMKSYIFLELDKQKDQRQSQDEAECQKQFRAQPVPAHVFLPLYQEIMKQNEIRRQTATQKRKELLLSTLRPFSFLEKEEKKKEAIRQKFLAAATPNDSSKQKQASKKLPKSTYGPLLGDKLKEAELYREIRIQMRAKDLLESSVAPIDTSNFRREPQSRTAAKTQQERLGFLQDKSFSFKPRINPTIPDFEGLYWAFQREAVRRQEIKEATHNKPFKLRTSNLHGRQRQANEKTKDSQQLSKVLVKKSHSLAGLSSLSSNTLPVHITDATRKRESAIRCSQDNKKEGDKEGIYWLEKQKKKCQAIQKSVNSRAKALDPHKSLEDTHKEKSRQNWQKMRERTKEYRKELEEMQLRVKNRPYLFEQVTKHDAHQGAERHYRQTLQQLGLSEEFVRKKGKDATDLLKEESDVHRVPKPRGEKDTCTVQGGERQEEQSGKEMAT comes from the exons ATGGGAGGCCAGCAGTCTCCGCTAGAGCTGGGCTTACTACACCAAGCAAAGTTACAGAATGATCTCGGGGTATCCGAAGAGGATGAGGAGCTGGAGGGTTTCAGGCAGGAGACAGCAGTACTGCGTGACAAACTGTGGGAGGCTCTAAG TCGTACATCTGGTAACAAAAGGCAGTCCAGTTCTTTGACTGACCTCACCTTGGACAGTACCTGGGATCAGCAAAAGCCTCCCTTGTTTCCTAAATCCCGCTTGAGGCCAAAAAGTGCTTCCTCTCCCTGGATTCCTTCCATCACCATCCCTCAGCCTTTCAAAATGACGCTGCGGGAAGCTCACAAAAAGTCCCAGTTGATGAAGTCATACATTTTTCTTGAACTAGACAAACAGAAAGACCAAAGGCAAAGCCAGGATGAAGCTGAATGTCAGAAACAGTTTCGGGCACAGCCTGTACCTGCCCATGTGTTTCTTCCCCTTTATCAAGAAATAATGAAGCAGAATGAGATTCGCAGGCaaacagcaacacagaaaagaaaggagctgCTACTTTCAACCCTGAGGCCCTTCAGCTtcctggagaaggaagagaaaaagaaagaagctatCAGACAAAAGTTTCTGGCAGCAGCAACCCCAAATGACAGCTCCAAACAGAAGCAAGccagtaaaaaacttcctaaATCTACTTATGGCCCACTTCTTGGAGATAAACTCAAAG aAGCTGAACTCTACAGAGAAATACGCATTCAAATGAGAGCAAAGGATTTGCTTGAGAGCTCTGTAGCTCCTATAGATACCAGCAACTTTCGGAGGGAGCCTCAATCCCGAACTGCTGCTAAAACTCAGCAGGAAAGACTTGGCTTCTTGCAGGACAAAAGTTTCAGCTTCAAGCCACGGATTAATCCAACGATACCAGATTTTGAAGGACTCTACTGGGCATTTCAGAGGGAAGCAGTAAGGAGACAAGAAATCAAAGAAGCAACTCATAATAAGCCATTCAAGCTAAGAACTTCCAATCTCCATggcaggcagaggcaggctAATGAAAAGACAAAG gattcTCAGCAACTGTCCAAGGTTTTAGTGAAGAAAAGTCATTCTCTGGCTGGactttcctctctctcttccaaTACCCTTCCAGTGCATATTACAGATGCAACCAGAAAAAGGGAATCAGCTATTAG ATGCTCCCAAGATAACAAAAAGGAAGGAGACAAAGAAGGAATTTATTGgctagagaagcagaaaaagaaatgtcaagCTATTCAGAAATCAGTGAACAGTCGAGCAAAAGCCCTGGATCCACATAAAAGTCTGGAGGACACACACAAGGAGAAGTCAAGACAGAACTG GCAAAAAATGAGAGAGAGAACAAAGGAATACAGAAAGGAGTTGGAAGAAATGCAGTTACGAGTCAAGAACAGACCATATCTCTTTGAACAGGTCACCAAG CATGATGCTCATCAAGGAGCAGAGCGTCACTACAGACAAACTCTCCAGCAGCTGGGGCTAAGCGAAgaatttgtaaggaaaaaagggaaagatgcCACTGACCTACTGAAAGAAGAATCTGATGTTCACAG AGTGCCCAAGCCTCGGGGTGAAAAGGACACCTGTACTGTGCAGGGAGGAGAACGTCAAGAGGAACAGAGTGGAAAGGAAATGGCAACATAA